Proteins encoded together in one Dermacentor variabilis isolate Ectoservices chromosome 2, ASM5094787v1, whole genome shotgun sequence window:
- the LOC142572234 gene encoding pituitary tumor-transforming gene 1 protein-interacting protein-like — protein sequence MCNVQSATLFFVIACCVSPVVFTSNSTPAATTNQVPAATTEPPVSTTISPQTACAQKTNTSCSDCLAAGTGCYYCSTTRICGFYPYKRLIPSHDECAYFSEVYWGVCFISLQGTVIAISVVVGTLLLALVVCCCCCCRKRQNSKWLRDMASMEEERRQRQERADERRAERKTRNDDIRRKYGLVRDETPPYTRFDH from the exons ATGTGCAACGTTCAGAGTGCGACGTTGTTTTTCGTTATCGCCTGTTGCGTCTCGCCCGTAGTGTTTACATCTAATTCTACACCTGCGGCAACGACAAACCAAGTGCCAGCCGCGACAACAGAGCCTCCAGTGTCTACTACGATATCCCCGCAAACAG CATGTGCTCAGAAGACAAACACATCTTGTTCCGACTGCTTAGCAGCTGGCACAGGG TGTTACTACTGTTCTACAACAAGAATATGTGGCTTCTATCCATACAAGAGGCTAATCCCAAGCCATGATGAGTGTGCCTACTTTTCAGAAGTGTACTGGGGTGTCTGCTTCA TTTCCCTACAAGGAACCGTGATTGCTATCAGCGTGGTCGTCGGCACTCTGTTACTGGCACTAGTGGtgtgctgttgctgttgctgccgcaAGCGCCAGAACAGCAAATGGCTGCGTGACATGGCTAGCATGGAAGAAGAGCGGAGGCAGCGTCAGGAACGTGCAGACGAGCGACGAGCTGAGCGCAAGACACGCAACGATGACATCCGACGCAAATACGGCCTTGTCCGAGACGAGACCCCACCTTACACTCGTTTTGACCACTGA